The stretch of DNA TTCGTCATATCTTTTACAAATATCCGCACCTAAATGTACATGCGAACCTGGCATTTCATGGGTTAATGCTTTTCCAATATCATGTAAAAGACCAGCACGTCTAGCTAAGATAGCATCTCCACCCATTTGAGCTGCTAATAAACCAGATAAATGAGCAACTTCTAAAGTATGAGCAAGTGCATTTTGACCGTAAGAAGCTCTATATCTTAATCTTCCAACAAGTTTGATAAGTTCTGGATGCATAGTTTTTATTCCAAGTTCTAGAACTACATCTTCACCCTCTTTCTGAATATTTTTATCAAATTCAGATTTTACTTTTTTATAAATTTCTTCAATTCTAGCTGGTTGAATTCTTCCATCTTCAAGTAACTCTTGAATAGTTTTAGTTGCAACCGCACGTCTGTAAAGATTAAAAGATGAAATAGTAATTGTATTTGGAGTATCATCAATAATAATATCAACACCAAGTAACATTTCAAGAGCTTTAATATTTCGCCCCTCTTTTCCTATAATCTTCCCTTTTGTCTCTTCATCATTAATTGGAACATTATTTATTAATCTCTCAGCCGCAAATTCACCTGCATATCTTGTAACTGCTAGTGAAAGCATATTGTTAATTTCATTTTTAGAATTTTGTTCTGCAATTTTGTATTTTTTTCTAAAAATAGAGGAAATTTCAGCTCTTGAATCTTCTTTAACTTTTTTAAGCATCAAATCTTTTGCTTCAATCAAAGTTAGACCAGAAGCATTTTCAAGTATTTTTATAGCTTCTAAAGTTTTTTCTTCATAAGTCTTTTTTTGTTGTTCTAATCCATCTTTTAAAGTTGTGATTTTTCTATTTTTTTCAACTATTTCATCTTTTTCTTGTTTGATGATTCTTAATTCTGATTCTAAATGGTCATTTAACTCACGCTCTTTTTTTTCTATTTTTGAAAGCATAATATCATACTCTCGTCTTGCGTGTTTAAA from Arcobacter suis CECT 7833 encodes:
- the rny gene encoding ribonuclease Y yields the protein MEYILVIAIVGVASSAFSIFIVKKLDKAKFQIFIEQAKAKAKVIEHEAEVALKDAQLKAKFECDREFKHARREYDIMLSKIEKKERELNDHLESELRIIKQEKDEIVEKNRKITTLKDGLEQQKKTYEEKTLEAIKILENASGLTLIEAKDLMLKKVKEDSRAEISSIFRKKYKIAEQNSKNEINNMLSLAVTRYAGEFAAERLINNVPINDEETKGKIIGKEGRNIKALEMLLGVDIIIDDTPNTITISSFNLYRRAVATKTIQELLEDGRIQPARIEEIYKKVKSEFDKNIQKEGEDVVLELGIKTMHPELIKLVGRLRYRASYGQNALAHTLEVAHLSGLLAAQMGGDAILARRAGLLHDIGKALTHEMPGSHVHLGADICKRYDECDTVINAIYAHHGHEEPINVESASVCAADALSAARPGARREVLESFLKRVEEVENISTSKLGVLNAYAINAGREVRVIVKAELVNDDEAVLLATEIAKEIEQKVQYPGEIKVNVIREIRAESYAR